One segment of Nostoc piscinale CENA21 DNA contains the following:
- a CDS encoding helix-turn-helix domain-containing protein yields the protein MDRRSRRRLADILMRVKGDRSVRQFALDLDVAVGTVQNWMSGSGLPNAENIEKIATAAGMSVQEFYDYLSGDEKTLEQKSSRDIFQIAVRNLDDEGIRELIVLLVGVVGRG from the coding sequence ATGGATAGGCGATCGCGGCGGAGATTGGCGGATATTTTGATGAGAGTGAAGGGCGATCGCTCAGTGCGCCAGTTTGCGTTAGATTTGGATGTGGCGGTTGGTACTGTGCAAAATTGGATGAGTGGCTCTGGATTGCCTAATGCTGAGAATATAGAAAAAATTGCAACGGCGGCGGGGATGTCTGTGCAGGAATTTTATGATTATTTGAGTGGAGATGAAAAAACCCTTGAACAAAAAAGCTCAAGGGATATTTTTCAGATTGCTGTGCGTAATTTGGATGATGAGGGGATTAGGGAATTGATTGTGTTGTTAGTGGGGGTAGTGGGGAGGGGTTAG
- a CDS encoding ribbon-helix-helix domain-containing protein has product MKRLSASIPDKLYERLERLAESEGRSVSNLVSYLLEYSIERKIEGYEKEAQNAKA; this is encoded by the coding sequence ATGAAGCGGCTAAGTGCAAGCATTCCAGACAAGCTCTACGAAAGGTTAGAGAGGTTGGCCGAATCCGAAGGTAGATCGGTTTCCAACTTGGTTTCGTACCTCTTGGAGTACAGCATTGAAAGAAAAATTGAGGGCTATGAAAAGGAAGCGCAGAACGCAAAAGCCTAG
- a CDS encoding Rad52/Rad22 family DNA repair protein, protein MITPEIREELRRIQIDLKKPFPPSFHQIRELPGKGYWAFVPHQVIRQRLDEVAPEWLSDFSSVEVLGSDAVCRCAITILGIRKEAIGSVPLVAATNKDGKDVSRGSAADRVSAEAFKNAAEAWGVGVYLDDQAFVATYLSKNAEELSDKVKNELRSLITYLRNKGELLPPNSTVSAKPIPKTQQSTVKEGSILHDMSGVSPAKTISKAQAQRLWAIARNELKLSDTDVKAVFVEFGVESTNNILATDYNKIIERLKAYGQF, encoded by the coding sequence ATGATTACTCCAGAAATCAGGGAGGAATTGCGCCGTATTCAAATCGATTTAAAGAAACCTTTTCCCCCTTCTTTTCATCAGATTAGAGAATTACCAGGGAAGGGTTACTGGGCGTTTGTCCCGCATCAAGTTATCCGCCAAAGATTAGATGAGGTCGCCCCTGAATGGCTATCTGATTTCTCTTCTGTGGAAGTATTGGGTTCTGACGCAGTTTGCCGTTGTGCTATCACAATTTTGGGCATACGCAAAGAAGCAATTGGTAGCGTTCCGCTAGTCGCTGCCACCAATAAAGATGGCAAAGATGTCAGTCGTGGTAGTGCGGCTGACAGGGTATCCGCCGAGGCTTTTAAGAACGCTGCTGAAGCATGGGGCGTAGGTGTTTATCTGGACGATCAGGCTTTTGTGGCAACTTACCTCAGCAAAAACGCGGAAGAACTGAGCGATAAGGTAAAAAACGAACTGCGATCGCTTATCACATACCTTAGAAATAAAGGTGAACTACTTCCACCTAATTCGACTGTTAGCGCCAAGCCGATTCCGAAAACTCAACAATCAACAGTTAAAGAAGGCTCGATTCTGCATGATATGAGTGGCGTTTCTCCAGCAAAAACCATTTCTAAGGCACAAGCCCAAAGATTATGGGCGATCGCACGCAATGAACTTAAGTTGTCAGACACCGATGTTAAGGCGGTATTTGTAGAGTTTGGGGTTGAGTCAACTAACAATATTCTGGCAACTGACTACAACAAAATAATTGAACGGTTGAAGGCTTATGGACAGTTTTGA
- the hemL gene encoding glutamate-1-semialdehyde 2,1-aminomutase: protein MVNTTIKTTKSQEIFAAAQNLMPGGVSSPVRAFKSVGGQPIVFDHVKGAYIWDVDGNQYIDYVGTWGPAICGHTHPEVISALHEALEKGTSFGAPSVLENVLAEMVIDAVPSIEMVRFVNSGTEACMAVLRLMRAFTNREKIIKFEGCYHGHADMFLVKAGSGVATLGLPDSPGVPKSATSNTLTAPFNDLEAVKALFEENRDQIAGVILEPVVGNAGFIPPDAGFLEGLRELTHEHGALLVFDEVMTGFRIAYGGAQEKFGITPDLTTLGKVIGGGLPVGAYGGRRDIMSMIAPAGPVYQAGTLSGNPLAMTAGIKTLELLQKPGTYDYLDRITQKLSDGLLRIAQETGHAACGGHISAMFGLFFTSGPVHNYEDAKKSDAAKFGRFHRGMLERGVYLAPSQFEAGFTSLAHTEEDIEQTLAVAREVLSSL from the coding sequence TTGGTAAACACCACAATTAAAACCACAAAATCACAAGAAATTTTCGCCGCCGCCCAAAACCTCATGCCAGGAGGAGTTAGTTCTCCTGTCAGAGCATTTAAATCTGTAGGTGGTCAACCCATAGTTTTTGACCATGTTAAAGGGGCATACATCTGGGATGTTGATGGCAACCAATACATCGACTATGTAGGCACTTGGGGGCCTGCTATTTGCGGACATACTCATCCAGAAGTGATCTCAGCACTCCATGAAGCTTTAGAAAAAGGTACAAGTTTTGGTGCGCCATCAGTTCTGGAAAACGTACTCGCAGAAATGGTGATTGATGCTGTTCCGAGCATCGAAATGGTCAGATTTGTCAACTCTGGGACAGAAGCTTGTATGGCAGTTTTGCGGCTGATGCGGGCTTTTACCAATCGGGAGAAAATCATCAAATTTGAAGGCTGCTACCACGGACATGCTGATATGTTCTTGGTCAAAGCTGGTTCCGGTGTGGCGACCCTCGGTTTACCCGACTCCCCAGGAGTACCAAAATCAGCAACTAGCAACACCTTAACAGCTCCTTTCAATGACTTGGAAGCCGTCAAAGCATTATTTGAAGAAAACCGTGACCAGATTGCTGGTGTCATTCTAGAGCCAGTAGTTGGCAATGCTGGGTTTATTCCTCCTGATGCTGGGTTTTTAGAAGGTCTACGGGAACTCACCCACGAACATGGCGCTTTACTAGTGTTTGATGAAGTCATGACAGGCTTCCGTATCGCCTACGGTGGCGCTCAAGAGAAATTTGGCATTACTCCCGATTTGACAACACTGGGTAAAGTCATTGGTGGTGGTTTACCAGTTGGAGCCTACGGAGGACGGCGGGATATTATGTCCATGATTGCTCCCGCTGGCCCTGTGTATCAGGCGGGTACTCTTTCCGGGAATCCCTTGGCGATGACAGCTGGTATCAAAACCCTGGAATTGCTTCAAAAACCAGGTACTTATGATTATCTTGACCGAATTACGCAAAAACTATCTGACGGGTTACTGCGAATTGCTCAAGAAACTGGTCACGCTGCTTGTGGTGGTCACATTAGCGCCATGTTTGGCTTATTTTTCACTTCTGGGCCTGTTCATAACTACGAAGATGCCAAAAAGTCAGATGCTGCCAAATTTGGACGTTTTCATCGCGGAATGTTAGAGCGTGGTGTTTATTTAGCACCTTCTCAGTTTGAGGCTGGGTTTACTTCTTTAGCGCATACTGAAGAAGATATTGAGCAGACTCTAGCCGTCGCACGGGAAGTATTGTCTAGTCTCTAG
- a CDS encoding ChaB family protein: MLYKSNEDLPLEIRTRLSEAYQELYRAAFNSALHWYGEASKAHQVALSAVRMQSAMDRNVVVSG; encoded by the coding sequence ATGTTGTATAAGTCCAATGAAGACTTGCCTTTAGAAATCAGGACTCGCTTATCTGAGGCATACCAGGAGCTTTACCGTGCAGCTTTTAACTCGGCTCTCCATTGGTATGGGGAAGCATCGAAAGCTCACCAAGTGGCGCTAAGTGCCGTTAGAATGCAGTCTGCAATGGACAGAAATGTTGTTGTTTCTGGCTAG